A region of the Desulfonatronum thioautotrophicum genome:
CCACGGCCCCCTCGGGTGCATTGGCCACCAGCAGGATCACGTCCGCGCCTTCCGACAGGAGGCGATCCAGTTGGGGCGTCATATCCCGCACCCCCCAGTGAAACCACTCCACCCGGGCCACGGGTTGATCATGCTCCTTCAGGGCCCGCAGCATGGCCCTTTCGTTGGACCGCCCCCAGCCGGTCTGCTCCAGCAGCAGGCCCGGCCGCCGGTAGCCGGCCCGCAGCACCTCCCGGACCAGATACGCCCCGGCGTATTCGTCACGCACCGAGACCCGGAACACGAAGTTCGGGTCGTAGCCGTTATCCACCACTCCGGTCCCCGCGGCCCAGGGAATCAGAAAGATGATCCGCTCCCGGTGCACCACGTCCAACACCTCCAGGGCAACCGGGGTATGCAGGCCGCCCAGGACGGCCAGGAGGTCCGGATTCCGGGCAAACTGCTCCATGTTGATCACTCCGCGCAACGGGTTGCCCCGATGGTCCTGGACCTCCAGGGCCAGGGGCCGCCCCAGCACCCCCCCGGCCGCGTTGATCTCCTCCACGGCCAGCACGGCCCCCCGGCGAATGGCCTCCCCAGCCTGGGCCGAACCCGCGCTCATGTCCGCGTCAATGCCGATGACCACGGGGTTTTGATCCGCCCGGACCGTCGGGATCGGCTCAAGCAGAAGCAGGGCAAGCAAAAAGAGCGCTCCAAGATGAAAGACGTGTCGCATCCGTTCCTCCTGGTTATTGGTGATGATATACTGATTGAGGCTGACTATTTTAATTTGCCGACATTCCAAGAGGGTCATCGCTCTATTTTGGCCTGCGTTGCATCATTTTAGGCCGCCCTTTCAGGGCTGTTATTGTTGGGGTGCGTTTAACCCAGGGCGTTGCCCTGGGCTACGGTAGTTCGCCCCTTCAGGGCTTGTCCAAAGCCCCAACGGGGCGACATATTGTAGCCCAGGGCAACGCCCTGGGTTGACGATATTAAAACAAAAATAGCCCTGAAGGGGCGGCCTAAAGGCATCACCAGATTTTTTTGCATCGTTTCACCCTAAACCAATATATACTTCACATGGGCTGAATTTGGCTTTTTCTTTTTTTGGCCACGGACGGGAAAGGCAGACGGAAAGGCAGACGAAGAGGTTAGGGAACTGAGACAAAAGCTCGTTTCCTGGCCGTTTGGAGTATAAGTTTGCCGATATTCGTCGTTTAAAGGATCCTGGTGGACTTGCCTGGTGCCCCCTGTCACGCGAGATCCGCGCCGGCGGGCTGGAAGGGCAGGGTCAGGCGGG
Encoded here:
- a CDS encoding ABC transporter substrate-binding protein is translated as MRHVFHLGALFLLALLLLEPIPTVRADQNPVVIGIDADMSAGSAQAGEAIRRGAVLAVEEINAAGGVLGRPLALEVQDHRGNPLRGVINMEQFARNPDLLAVLGGLHTPVALEVLDVVHRERIIFLIPWAAGTGVVDNGYDPNFVFRVSVRDEYAGAYLVREVLRAGYRRPGLLLEQTGWGRSNERAMLRALKEHDQPVARVEWFHWGVRDMTPQLDRLLSEGADVILLVANAPEGAVAVDSMYRRPVPDRRPIVSHWGITGGTFCKVLETPGCMEGLYFLQTFSFLAPPVPERAAALFQRYQAAFPETAAPRLAPAPPGTAHAYDLVHLLALGVKQAGTLDRDQVRDALERLEFHQGVMRDYAPPFTPDRHDALTAEDFRIACFAPDRAIVPCAITPRRD